From the Roseibium salinum genome, one window contains:
- the folE gene encoding GTP cyclohydrolase I FolE: MDAVLKPVEKSFERKKPDQLLRPSREEAEAAVRTIIAWTGDDPDREGLVETPKRVVKALSQLYGGYFENASEHLERTFEDVGGYHDIVLVRGIPFHSHCEHHMLPFIGEAHIAYYPAEGVVGLSKLARVVDIYAKRLQTQEHLTAQISTAIDDALAPRGLAVMIEAEHQCMTMRGVQKPGVSTITTQFTGVFQDDPAEQVKFMTMVRGKAG; this comes from the coding sequence ATGGACGCTGTCCTCAAGCCGGTTGAAAAATCGTTTGAAAGAAAAAAACCGGACCAATTGCTTCGCCCCAGCCGCGAAGAGGCTGAAGCTGCCGTTCGTACGATCATCGCCTGGACCGGGGACGACCCGGATCGCGAGGGCCTTGTCGAAACTCCGAAACGTGTCGTCAAGGCGCTGAGCCAGCTCTACGGCGGCTATTTCGAGAACGCGTCCGAACATCTAGAGCGGACATTCGAGGACGTGGGCGGCTACCACGATATCGTCCTGGTGCGCGGCATCCCGTTCCATTCCCATTGCGAACACCACATGCTGCCCTTCATCGGCGAGGCGCATATCGCCTATTATCCGGCGGAAGGTGTCGTCGGCCTGTCGAAACTGGCGCGGGTCGTCGATATCTACGCCAAGCGCCTGCAGACGCAGGAACATCTGACGGCACAGATTTCCACGGCGATTGACGATGCGCTGGCACCACGCGGCCTGGCCGTGATGATCGAAGCCGAGCATCAGTGCATGACCATGCGCGGCGTTCAAAAGCCCGGGGTTTCCACGATCACCACCCAGTTTACCGGGGTCTTCCAGGACGACCCGGCCGAACAGGTCAAGTTCATGACCATGGTGCGCGGCAAGGCCGGCTGA